A genomic window from Slackia heliotrinireducens DSM 20476 includes:
- the hisS gene encoding histidine--tRNA ligase: protein MPYNCPEGTADLLPASARLWQRAVSTATKLFSSYGYEPIETPLFELTEVFTRGIGEATDVVNKEMFVVRSGENYKRALAAGNDDGLKSKQRLALRPEGTAGTVRAVVQHNLVEQGSAPAKLFYYGPMFRAERPQKGRLREFHQIGAECLGSTEPSADAEMIIMLMRFYEKMGVPRSDMRLLINSMGDDECRPAYREMVRRHILDHADEMCEDCQRRAETNPLRAFDCKKDACKHVMESAPIITDHLCDDCRSHYEAVKKHLDAAGIEYIEDPTLVRGLDYYTRTVFEIQSTAIDAAQSAIGGGGRYDKLAETVGGRPTPGLGFALGFERMVLALEAAGALGNTGRRIDGYIACVNDSVRGAAFELLCAARDAGLTVDMDHQGKSLKAQFKIADRLGASTVVILGPDELAEGKARVRDMGTHAESLVDLDSVKKILLQFNGLEVDDDTFSNLSGMASAADGDKEL from the coding sequence ATGCCTTACAACTGTCCAGAAGGTACCGCCGATTTGCTGCCTGCCTCCGCACGCCTTTGGCAGCGTGCTGTCAGCACGGCTACCAAACTGTTCTCCTCTTATGGGTACGAGCCCATTGAAACGCCGTTGTTCGAGCTGACCGAGGTGTTTACTCGCGGCATCGGCGAGGCGACTGACGTGGTCAACAAGGAGATGTTCGTCGTCCGCAGCGGCGAAAACTACAAGCGCGCCTTGGCCGCCGGAAACGACGACGGCCTCAAATCGAAGCAGCGCCTGGCCCTTCGTCCCGAAGGCACCGCAGGAACGGTGCGTGCTGTGGTGCAGCACAACCTGGTCGAACAGGGTTCCGCTCCGGCGAAGCTGTTCTACTACGGCCCCATGTTCCGCGCCGAGCGTCCCCAGAAGGGCCGTTTGCGCGAGTTCCACCAGATCGGTGCCGAGTGCCTGGGTTCCACCGAGCCGTCGGCCGACGCCGAGATGATCATCATGCTTATGCGTTTCTACGAGAAGATGGGCGTGCCCCGTTCCGATATGCGTTTGCTCATCAACTCCATGGGCGACGACGAATGCCGCCCGGCATACCGCGAAATGGTGCGCCGGCACATCCTGGATCATGCCGACGAGATGTGCGAAGACTGCCAGCGCCGCGCGGAAACCAACCCGCTGCGCGCGTTCGACTGCAAGAAGGACGCCTGCAAGCACGTTATGGAAAGCGCGCCTATCATCACCGACCACCTGTGCGACGATTGCCGTAGCCATTACGAGGCCGTAAAGAAGCATCTGGATGCGGCGGGCATCGAATACATCGAGGACCCCACGCTGGTCCGCGGCTTGGATTACTACACGCGAACTGTGTTCGAAATTCAATCTACTGCCATCGATGCAGCTCAGAGCGCCATCGGCGGCGGCGGGCGTTATGACAAGCTGGCCGAGACCGTGGGCGGTCGCCCCACGCCGGGCCTGGGCTTCGCCTTGGGCTTCGAACGCATGGTTCTGGCCCTGGAGGCCGCCGGAGCGTTGGGGAACACGGGCAGGCGCATCGACGGCTACATCGCCTGCGTGAACGACAGCGTTCGCGGAGCCGCCTTCGAGCTTCTGTGCGCCGCGCGCGACGCAGGGCTCACGGTCGACATGGACCATCAGGGCAAGAGCTTGAAAGCCCAGTTCAAGATTGCTGACCGTCTGGGTGCCAGCACGGTGGTCATCCTTGGTCCAGACGAGCTCGCCGAGGGCAAGGCCCGTGTTCGCGACATGGGCACGCATGCTGAATCCCTGGTCGACCTGGACTCCGTGAAGAAGATTCTCCTCCAGTTCAACGGGCTTGAGGTCGACGACGACACGTTTTCAAATCTCAGCGGAATGGCGTCCGCTGCAGATGGCGATAAGGAGCTTTAA
- a CDS encoding IS1595 family transposase gives MSTRTNPFAKRVNALDEGDFALLQEAVETRRCRESVGVGDYDEAADEWRPRPPCPRCGSGETVGRGRTGAGRRFWECRDCGRKYTSLAGTIFESSKKPLSAWVLFIRLMCYNVQLDAAAELCGMSHQTAWEWRHRVMSTIDGYQDRIVLRDKVWIDEMYVTDSDLKGGPGWRPKRGLSKDKVCIAVAIDVHKNVVAVRCGHGKPSARRIKDALQASIAEGSEIFHDMEKSHKSLVKAVKGVDRPYKADTKDPEYLEKMAMVNNLCSWIRRYLHGYVGMDVKNLQSYLNWYAYLFRVKRAEEKWPKVERVLRHLFMADATFRSSRKRGHAYVG, from the coding sequence ATGTCCACCCGTACGAACCCGTTCGCGAAGCGGGTCAACGCCCTCGATGAGGGCGATTTCGCGCTCTTGCAAGAGGCCGTCGAGACGAGAAGGTGCCGCGAGTCCGTCGGCGTCGGAGATTACGACGAGGCTGCCGACGAGTGGAGGCCCCGGCCCCCGTGCCCGAGATGCGGTTCCGGCGAGACCGTCGGCCGAGGCCGCACGGGTGCCGGCCGCAGGTTCTGGGAATGCCGCGACTGCGGTCGCAAGTACACGTCGTTGGCCGGCACGATATTCGAATCCTCGAAGAAGCCCCTGTCCGCATGGGTCCTCTTCATCCGCCTCATGTGCTACAACGTGCAGCTCGACGCTGCGGCGGAGCTCTGCGGGATGTCGCACCAGACGGCCTGGGAGTGGCGCCACCGGGTCATGAGCACGATAGACGGCTACCAGGACCGCATCGTCCTGCGGGACAAGGTCTGGATAGACGAGATGTACGTCACGGACTCCGACCTGAAGGGAGGCCCGGGCTGGAGGCCGAAGAGGGGCCTGAGCAAGGACAAGGTCTGCATAGCGGTCGCGATCGACGTCCACAAGAACGTGGTCGCCGTGCGCTGCGGCCACGGCAAGCCCTCGGCCAGGCGCATCAAGGACGCGCTGCAGGCCAGCATCGCCGAGGGCTCCGAGATCTTCCACGACATGGAGAAGTCCCACAAGTCGCTGGTGAAGGCCGTGAAGGGCGTCGACCGGCCCTACAAGGCCGACACGAAGGACCCGGAGTACCTCGAGAAGATGGCGATGGTGAACAACCTGTGCTCCTGGATCAGGCGCTACCTGCACGGCTACGTCGGCATGGACGTCAAGAACCTGCAGTCATATCTGAACTGGTACGCGTACCTGTTCAGGGTCAAGCGGGCCGAGGAGAAATGGCCCAAAGTGGAAAGGGTGCTCCGCCATTTGTTCATGGCCGACGCCACTTTCCGCAGCTCGCGCAAGCGCGGTCACGCCTACGTTGGTTGA
- a CDS encoding insulinase family protein, translated as MAFEIGETLHGFRVSSVEPLSEIDGEAIVMRHERSGARLLFLKNEDENKAFSISFKTPPKDSTGVFHILEHSVLCGSEKFPVKEPFVNLLKTSMQTFLNAMTFPDKTMYPVASTNMQDLMNLTDVYMDAVLRPNIYLKRQLFEQEGWHYELDEADEGAGSPERLRYNGVVFNEMKGALSDPEDVLNYELNKALFPNTCYAFESGGHPRKIPTLTYEDYLDTHARHYRLDNSYIILYGDIDADRMLGHLDEEYLSVIEPRVEEGPNPIGIQEPLVNMDVVVPMGTAPENACVALGYVVGTARDFERVLATDVLLDALLGGNESPIKRALLDEELGGNVFSYLMDSQAQPVAMIGVRNAKPGIRTRLREVVEEQAAKLVQEGIPRDVLNASLSQIAFMLRERDRGIADGVPLAMNAMAGWLYDEDMPTTYLRYEEPLAHMREGLENGYFERLLDELIVKSNHKALVEVLPTEPEGEGEEAAELAEKLASMTEADKQAVRDDVALLRKHQETPDAPEDVAKLPMLHVSDIGPAKPDPAFEVLEDTPLTCLFHELPTRHIDYVYHYFDIMDLDWEDVPYLTLLSVFTGRLATATRSAAEVDVWTRQHLGSLHVAAEPLVAEDDPSKISYRLVVAASAVAEEIESLASIPMEVCTSMQFDDAGRMRDILIQRRVGLEQAFANNGHMCASSRVASYLMPAAVLAEQSNGVDYYRFLKDLLDHFDERFEGLKAKLTELQSRIFTRNGLVTSFVGSREELDAYWRAAGDLDLPEGEEKVRRLVIPEPVVKNEAFIVPTDVCYVSKGTIASSVGSYSGLWPVASAALSYNYLWSEVRVKGGAYGVGFRRTTAGFARFHTYRDPNIDESLRRFDEAAAWLAAFEPTQDEMEGYIVSTVATHDSPVKPKHIARRQDTAYFRDDPMDLRERRREEELSATPQSIRDCSAVLRKIADEGAWCVFGNENMIRSATTPLNVIDLLNE; from the coding sequence ATGGCATTTGAAATCGGCGAGACCCTGCACGGGTTTCGCGTCAGCTCGGTCGAGCCTCTTTCCGAAATCGACGGCGAAGCCATCGTCATGCGTCACGAGCGCAGCGGTGCGCGTCTGCTGTTCCTGAAGAACGAGGATGAAAACAAGGCGTTTTCCATCTCGTTCAAAACGCCTCCGAAAGACAGCACGGGCGTGTTCCACATCCTAGAGCATTCGGTGCTCTGCGGGTCCGAGAAGTTCCCGGTCAAGGAGCCGTTCGTCAATCTGCTCAAGACGTCCATGCAGACGTTTTTGAACGCGATGACCTTCCCGGACAAGACGATGTACCCCGTGGCCAGCACAAACATGCAGGACCTCATGAACCTGACGGACGTCTACATGGACGCCGTGCTTCGTCCTAACATCTATCTGAAGCGTCAGCTGTTCGAGCAGGAAGGCTGGCACTACGAGCTGGACGAGGCCGATGAGGGCGCCGGGTCTCCCGAGCGCCTGCGCTACAACGGTGTGGTGTTCAACGAGATGAAGGGCGCGCTTTCCGACCCCGAGGACGTGCTCAACTACGAGCTCAACAAAGCACTGTTCCCGAACACCTGCTATGCGTTCGAGTCGGGCGGGCATCCGCGTAAGATTCCGACGCTCACCTACGAGGATTACCTGGACACCCACGCGCGCCATTACCGGCTGGACAACTCCTACATCATCCTGTACGGCGACATCGACGCCGACCGCATGCTGGGCCATCTGGACGAAGAGTACCTGTCGGTCATCGAGCCGCGTGTGGAAGAAGGCCCCAATCCCATTGGCATCCAGGAGCCGCTGGTCAACATGGATGTGGTAGTGCCCATGGGCACGGCTCCCGAAAACGCCTGCGTGGCCTTGGGATACGTGGTCGGCACTGCACGCGATTTCGAACGTGTGCTGGCCACCGACGTGCTGCTCGATGCGCTGTTGGGCGGAAACGAGTCGCCCATCAAGCGTGCACTGCTTGACGAGGAGCTGGGCGGCAACGTGTTCTCGTACCTGATGGATTCCCAGGCGCAGCCTGTGGCCATGATCGGCGTCCGCAACGCCAAGCCCGGCATCCGCACCCGCCTGCGCGAAGTGGTTGAGGAGCAGGCCGCCAAGCTGGTGCAGGAAGGCATCCCCCGCGACGTGCTGAACGCGTCGCTTTCGCAGATCGCCTTCATGCTGCGCGAGCGCGACCGCGGCATTGCCGACGGCGTGCCGCTGGCGATGAACGCCATGGCCGGCTGGCTGTACGACGAGGACATGCCCACCACGTACCTTCGCTACGAGGAGCCGCTGGCCCACATGCGCGAAGGTCTCGAGAACGGGTACTTCGAGCGCCTGCTGGACGAGCTCATCGTCAAGAGCAACCATAAGGCGCTGGTGGAGGTCCTTCCCACCGAGCCCGAAGGAGAAGGTGAAGAAGCCGCAGAGCTGGCCGAGAAGCTCGCGTCGATGACCGAAGCCGACAAGCAGGCCGTCCGCGACGACGTTGCGCTGCTGCGCAAGCACCAGGAGACGCCCGACGCACCGGAAGACGTGGCGAAGCTGCCCATGCTGCACGTGTCCGACATTGGACCTGCCAAGCCCGACCCAGCGTTCGAAGTCCTCGAGGACACGCCGTTGACCTGCCTGTTCCATGAGCTGCCGACGAGGCACATCGACTACGTGTACCACTATTTCGACATCATGGATCTGGATTGGGAGGACGTCCCGTACCTGACGTTGCTGTCCGTGTTCACGGGCAGGCTGGCCACCGCAACCCGTTCGGCGGCTGAGGTGGACGTATGGACGCGCCAGCATCTGGGCAGCCTTCATGTGGCCGCAGAGCCACTGGTTGCTGAAGACGATCCTTCGAAAATCTCGTATCGCCTGGTGGTGGCCGCATCGGCCGTTGCCGAAGAAATCGAAAGCCTGGCTTCCATCCCCATGGAGGTGTGCACGTCCATGCAGTTCGACGATGCCGGAAGGATGCGGGACATCCTTATCCAGCGTCGTGTCGGACTGGAGCAGGCCTTTGCCAACAACGGCCATATGTGCGCATCGTCGCGCGTGGCGTCCTATCTCATGCCGGCCGCCGTTCTGGCCGAGCAGAGCAACGGTGTGGACTACTACAGGTTCCTGAAAGACCTGCTGGACCATTTCGACGAGCGTTTCGAGGGCCTGAAAGCGAAGCTCACCGAGCTGCAGAGCCGCATCTTCACCAGGAACGGTCTGGTCACCAGCTTCGTGGGTTCGCGCGAGGAGCTTGACGCGTACTGGCGGGCCGCAGGGGATCTGGATCTTCCTGAAGGGGAGGAGAAGGTCCGGCGCCTGGTCATCCCCGAGCCCGTGGTGAAAAACGAGGCGTTCATCGTGCCGACGGACGTGTGCTATGTATCCAAGGGAACGATTGCATCTTCAGTGGGTTCCTATTCGGGCTTGTGGCCGGTGGCATCGGCTGCTCTTTCTTACAACTACCTGTGGAGCGAAGTCCGTGTGAAGGGCGGCGCCTACGGTGTCGGATTCCGCCGCACGACCGCCGGTTTCGCACGATTCCACACCTATAGGGACCCGAACATCGACGAGAGCCTGCGCCGCTTCGACGAGGCTGCCGCATGGCTGGCCGCCTTTGAGCCTACGCAAGACGAGATGGAGGGCTACATCGTGAGCACCGTGGCCACCCATGACTCGCCGGTCAAGCCCAAGCATATCGCCCGCCGGCAGGATACGGCCTATTTCAGGGACGACCCGATGGACCTGCGCGAGCGTCGCCGCGAAGAGGAGCTCTCTGCCACGCCGCAGTCCATTCGCGACTGCTCGGCGGTGCTGCGGAAGATCGCCGATGAGGGTGCGTGGTGCGTGTTCGGAAACGAAAACATGATTCGTTCGGCGACCACGCCGTTGAATGTGATTGACCTGCTGAACGAATAG
- the aspS gene encoding aspartate--tRNA ligase, with protein MTDYLNEYCMHDHTCGELRLKDVDTEVVLTGWVWRTRDLGALIFIDLRDREGYTQVIVDPDCVSAEDFKKAESLGREYVIKVVGKVRSRGEAAFNHDMATGEIEVLASAIEILNTSVTPPFHIEDGSETDEIMRMKWRYMDLRRPEMFQTIKLRHTVAQAMRGALNKRGFIEVETPILANSTPEGARDFLVPSRPNPGKFYALPQSPQQFKQMLMCGGIERYYQIARCFRDEDLRADRQPEFTQVDVEMSFVEGEDVMDMMESVMQEVLEAVNVEHEFPLQRMQYADAMEYYGCDRPDIRFDMKLVNLSEIVRDCGFGVFAKTVESGGVVKAVNCKGAGDWSRGEIEKLEANVARPNGAKGMAWFAITSEGKEKGSFIKFLGEETFAAIKEAVDAEPGDLVCFAADKAPVANAVLSAIRLHMADALNIPREGHALLWVVNFPMFGYDPEEGKYSAEHHPFTMVPPDQQHLIEDDPLACGSYSYDLVMDGFEAGGGTIRVHNADLQRRVLRRCGLTDEEIDEKFGHLLRALELGAPPHGGIALGLDRLVMLLAGKQSIRDVIAFPKTTSASDPMTNAPSEVTERQLTEVNLRLM; from the coding sequence ATGACGGATTATCTGAACGAATACTGCATGCACGACCACACCTGCGGTGAGCTGCGTCTTAAGGACGTCGACACCGAAGTGGTCCTGACCGGTTGGGTGTGGCGCACCCGCGACCTTGGAGCGCTCATCTTTATCGACCTGCGTGACCGCGAGGGATACACCCAGGTCATCGTCGACCCCGACTGCGTGAGCGCCGAGGACTTCAAAAAGGCCGAGAGCCTGGGTCGCGAATACGTGATCAAGGTGGTCGGCAAGGTCCGCTCCCGCGGCGAGGCCGCCTTCAACCACGACATGGCCACCGGTGAAATCGAGGTGCTCGCCTCGGCCATCGAGATTCTGAACACCTCCGTCACCCCTCCGTTCCATATCGAAGACGGTAGCGAAACCGACGAGATCATGCGCATGAAGTGGCGCTACATGGATCTGCGCCGTCCCGAGATGTTCCAGACCATCAAGCTGCGCCATACGGTGGCGCAAGCCATGCGCGGCGCCCTGAACAAGCGCGGGTTCATCGAGGTGGAGACGCCCATCCTGGCCAACTCCACGCCCGAAGGCGCCCGTGACTTCCTCGTGCCCAGCCGTCCGAACCCGGGCAAGTTCTATGCTCTGCCGCAGAGCCCCCAGCAGTTCAAACAGATGCTCATGTGCGGCGGCATCGAGCGCTATTACCAAATCGCCCGCTGCTTCCGCGATGAGGACCTGCGCGCTGACCGCCAGCCCGAATTCACCCAGGTGGACGTCGAGATGTCCTTCGTCGAGGGCGAGGACGTCATGGACATGATGGAAAGCGTCATGCAGGAGGTGCTCGAAGCCGTCAACGTCGAGCACGAGTTCCCGCTGCAGCGCATGCAGTACGCCGACGCCATGGAGTACTACGGGTGCGACCGCCCCGACATCCGTTTTGACATGAAACTCGTCAACCTGAGCGAAATCGTCCGCGACTGCGGATTCGGCGTGTTCGCCAAGACCGTGGAATCCGGCGGCGTGGTCAAGGCCGTTAACTGCAAGGGCGCAGGCGATTGGAGCCGTGGCGAGATCGAGAAGCTGGAAGCAAACGTGGCCCGTCCCAACGGCGCGAAGGGCATGGCCTGGTTTGCCATCACCAGCGAAGGCAAGGAGAAGGGTTCCTTCATCAAGTTCCTGGGCGAGGAGACCTTCGCCGCCATCAAGGAGGCCGTGGACGCAGAGCCCGGCGACCTGGTGTGCTTCGCAGCCGACAAGGCGCCCGTGGCCAATGCCGTGCTGTCCGCCATCCGTTTGCACATGGCGGATGCCCTGAATATTCCGCGCGAAGGCCATGCGCTGCTCTGGGTGGTGAACTTCCCCATGTTCGGATACGACCCCGAAGAGGGCAAGTACAGCGCCGAGCACCATCCCTTTACCATGGTTCCGCCTGATCAGCAGCATCTTATCGAGGACGATCCCCTGGCTTGCGGCAGCTATTCGTACGACCTGGTCATGGATGGCTTCGAGGCCGGCGGCGGCACCATCCGCGTGCACAACGCCGACCTGCAGCGCCGCGTGCTGCGCCGTTGCGGCCTGACCGACGAGGAGATTGACGAGAAGTTCGGCCATCTGCTGCGCGCTCTCGAGCTGGGCGCTCCGCCCCACGGCGGCATCGCCCTGGGCCTGGACCGTCTGGTCATGCTGCTGGCTGGCAAGCAGTCCATCCGCGACGTCATCGCATTCCCGAAGACGACGTCGGCATCCGACCCCATGACCAACGCCCCCAGCGAGGTCACCGAGCGTCAGCTGACGGAAGTCAATTTGCGTTTGATGTAA